Proteins from a single region of Gordonia hongkongensis:
- a CDS encoding PaaI family thioesterase — protein MSEANDRAVETVDEDPHEGGFRANAAITTDRGGPRYGEFSEQVRLLMDNARYACPDDELVDELIESLKALNDRLADSRIDEWHSPAGTRIDLPSRGNITLPPYVVSEVNDNGVVAELTFRDFHLGGNNAAHGGHVAVAFDDVGGFASAVAIQHVSRTAYLTVQYRSITPLNTPLRIHAWADRIEGRKVFIKGTLHDGDRLCAEMDALFIKLNPGQA, from the coding sequence GTGAGCGAAGCGAACGATCGCGCCGTCGAGACCGTCGACGAGGACCCGCACGAGGGTGGTTTCCGGGCCAATGCGGCCATCACCACCGACCGCGGCGGACCCCGCTACGGCGAGTTCAGTGAGCAGGTCCGCCTGCTGATGGACAACGCCCGCTACGCCTGTCCCGACGACGAGCTCGTCGACGAACTCATCGAGTCACTGAAGGCGCTCAACGACCGGCTCGCCGATTCCCGGATCGACGAGTGGCACTCACCGGCGGGGACCCGCATCGACCTCCCGTCGCGCGGCAACATCACCCTGCCGCCGTATGTGGTCAGCGAGGTGAACGACAACGGGGTCGTCGCCGAACTGACGTTCCGCGATTTCCACCTCGGCGGGAACAACGCCGCGCACGGCGGTCATGTCGCGGTCGCCTTCGACGACGTGGGCGGCTTCGCGTCGGCGGTCGCGATCCAGCATGTCAGCCGGACCGCCTACCTGACCGTGCAATACCGGTCGATCACACCGCTGAACACGCCGCTGCGAATCCACGCCTGGGCGGACCGGATCGAGGGGCGCAAGGTCTTCATCAAGGGCACCCTGCACGACGGCGACCGCCTCTGTGCGGAGATGGACGCCCTGTTCATCAAGCTCAACCCCGGTCAGGCCTGA